The genomic window TTTGATTGTTAGATATAATTATCGCTCGAAGTCAATTCATTAGTATTAAAAACTAATACCGTAACATGAAATTGAATTTTAGCAAGAATAAAGATTGCTTAGCTATTGAAAATATAAGTAAAAACTCTACAGATAGAAGTTTTGTGAAAAATTTTAATAAAAGGTATAATGCTAATTTATTGAAACCAACTATTAAAATATGTAAAAAATTAACGTTGGCAGAAAATGCTTATACTTATAATATGGTTTCTTCCGCTGATAACAAAATTGAATTATTATCTGGAGTAAAGAAAAGTGAACCAACTGTTTTAAAACTTAGAGTTCAAGATGGATACAGAAAGTTTTTTCATTTTTTTTGTAAAAATAGTGAGGAGGATTTTTCTTTGAATAAAGATTGGGTGGGACAATTTAATGATGTGTGTAATATTTATATCTACGAGATGAATAATCATGATTACTCAAAAGCTTAAAGATGAATACATTCGAAACCAAAATAGAAATATTTAACCCTATTGATTTGCACAATACAATAGGTGAAGAATTGTTGGAAATGTTCAATGAGAACAAATATTCTTTTGATATTTTAAATTCGTTAAATATCTCAATTGAGAAGCCGAAGGAAGTATTAAAAATTAGTAAAAATAATATAAGTAAAATAGCAAAGTTTACTAATAACGATTTTCTTTATGATTATTTAATTAATTTTCAGGAAGACTATAAAATATCAAAGGATAATTCTGAATCGGAATACAAAACATTAAAAAAAGTTTATTCAAAAGTAAAACATCTCGAGAATTTTATTTGCGATGAGAATTTTGATGGAATGGATAAGTTGGAAGATATTGCATTATTTTTAGAAATTGATGATGAAAAAAATATTTTTCAAGAAGTAAACGATAATATTGCATTATATAAAATCTCTAATTTTCAGCCAGATAATTTAAACTTATATGCATGGCTTAAAAAAGGTGAGAGGGATTTTAGAAAAAATACTTTTCCAAAATATAATAGTCAAGAATTAAAATTGTGGATTACAGGTAACGAATGGAAAAATAATATAAACAATCTTAAATATTTTCTGCAGCTTCCAAAAATTTTATCGGAATTTGGTGTTGCATTGATCTTAACACCGTATCTAAAAAAAACAGTTTTTGGATGTGTTCGTTGGTTTGAAGGTAGACCTGTGATTCAAATATCTGATAAAGGTAAGAATTTAGCTAATCTTTGGTATGTGTTATTTCATGAACTTGGTCATGTAATTAAGCACGAAAATGATGAAATATTTGAAGGTAATGATATAAGCAAAAATCAAGTAACAAAAAAAGAAAAAGAAGCGAATGAATTTGCAAGTTTTCATTTATTTAACGGTGATTCACTGAGAAAATTTATATTTTCTAAAAAAGGACAAACATTAGATGATTCATTTATCGAGAGTACTGCAGAAAAATATAATGTTAATATTTTATTTTCAGCTTTATGGGCACAGAAGGCCCAGATAAAAGGTATAAGTTATTATAAATATATCAAGGAAGCATCTTTTAAATAGTTTACCTATAAGAAATATTAAGAATGTAAAAAAAAATGGGCTGTCTCAAAAAAGAGACAGCCTTTTACTTGTATTAATTTTTTATCAATTATTGGGGATGGAAATTTTATAAGGTTTTAGAACGATAAACTTTAATACATATATATAGGTGGAATACAAAAAGTCCCATTAGCGCAAAACAGATGATTCTACCGGAATCTAATATAGATGTCATTGAGAAAACTTCGTGTTTAATTTCTTTGTGGTTTAAATTTAAATAGCCAACAAGTTTACTACCATATTCTACATAATTGTCAATAATTCCAAAACATAGGATTATACCTAAAATACTTACTAAGATTCCGACAAGTGATAATATTTTCATAAGTTCGTTTTTAATTTTAATATCCTCTGTTATTTTTAAATTCTTTTTCACATTTTAAGGAACAGAATTCTTTCTTTTCGGTAATACATTGAAACTTGATACCTTTATGATAGTCTTTTATGTAATGATAAATTTCCGGTGTATTCCATCCACTTTCCATGATTGTCATTCTAAAACCCAAAACTTCGCCCATAGCCAAATAGGTAGGTTTGAGTAATTTTTCTTGAGAAAAAATATTTCCGCACCATTTACATTTTCCATCTTCATGTCCACAAACCTCAAAAGAGGTAACTTCACTCAGGTCTTTTATGTTTTTAAGATCGTTTACTAACTGTTCAAACGTTTGAAGATATTCCGGATCTTTCTCCAATCTTAAGAGTTCTTCTTGAGTTGGAATATTTGATGTCTCACTATTAGAAGTGGAATTGGTTGAAAAATTATTTTCGAAATTATTATTTTCTTCATCTTTATTTTCTATAAATAAAGCTTTATCATCATCTAATTTTCCAAGATTGGAAAATCTAAAGTTTTGAATATCTTTTCGATCTTCATGGTCATAGATTGTAATGATAGAGAAAGATATGATTAAATAAAAAAATATATTTGAAAATATCGTCACCTTATTATCATCATCTTCAGATTTTCCAATAGAAAAAAGTAAAAGTGATAAAATCTTTAAGATAACTATTATACCCTATAAAAGGTAGTATAAAAGATGTTTTATAAAGGATATCAAAATCGAAGTCTTTTAAATAATTTATGTAGCTCATGGTTTAGTTATTTCTCAATTATTTCTTATAATAATTCAATCTCTTATCTTTTGTACCATCACCATTTTGATCGTAATAATCATAATCTTGAAGAATTAACTCTTTTGAATCAACATGCTTAATATAATAACGCTCACCATCTATATCTAAAATATTAGTAGCGGTCATATATGAATATGGATATGTTTCAACATTTCCTATTTGTTGACATTGTTGAGTGGAAGAATTTAAGACATAATTTGTCAATAGGTATTTACTGTTTGTTGTGAACTCATGTATTGCTTCTATTTCACATTTAGCATGATCGTAAGAATTTAGGGGAGTGTCGGTTTTACCGTTGAGAATTACCGTTTT from Chryseobacterium sp. SORGH_AS_0447 includes these protein-coding regions:
- a CDS encoding ImmA/IrrE family metallo-endopeptidase, whose protein sequence is MNTFETKIEIFNPIDLHNTIGEELLEMFNENKYSFDILNSLNISIEKPKEVLKISKNNISKIAKFTNNDFLYDYLINFQEDYKISKDNSESEYKTLKKVYSKVKHLENFICDENFDGMDKLEDIALFLEIDDEKNIFQEVNDNIALYKISNFQPDNLNLYAWLKKGERDFRKNTFPKYNSQELKLWITGNEWKNNINNLKYFLQLPKILSEFGVALILTPYLKKTVFGCVRWFEGRPVIQISDKGKNLANLWYVLFHELGHVIKHENDEIFEGNDISKNQVTKKEKEANEFASFHLFNGDSLRKFIFSKKGQTLDDSFIESTAEKYNVNILFSALWAQKAQIKGISYYKYIKEASFK